Proteins encoded in a region of the Deltaproteobacteria bacterium genome:
- a CDS encoding 30S ribosomal protein S18: protein MDPFVEDAKLAIDYKDPRILKRFMSERGKILPRRMTGLTAAHQRQVSRAIKRAQHLALLSFTDGA from the coding sequence ATCGATCCCTTTGTCGAAGACGCCAAACTAGCAATCGACTATAAAGATCCAAGAATACTAAAGCGATTCATGAGCGAGCGAGGAAAGATATTGCCGCGAAGAATGACTGGCTTGACAGCAGCCCATCAGCGCCAGGTATCTCGCGCAATAAAACGTGCTCAACACTTAGCGTTGCTTTCTTTTACTGATGGCGCGTAA